A single Anopheles arabiensis isolate DONGOLA chromosome 2, AaraD3, whole genome shotgun sequence DNA region contains:
- the LOC120894673 gene encoding NAD-dependent protein deacetylase Sirt2-like → MSQEEHPAIAAAPSLPHLAPMLQCIGAGGGETDGDPTATLAAAAAAASTASAIAGVSVALTEPASDPTITPLGPSPPASIVNGAVGPEVAAAAAVGALPDFQHYDESEDDAEDPYHSESISIERIRQYLSDKLGFHTGDGFENENGSGGAARRRVLETVDIDGVLKHWKSGGFKKIVTMVGAGISTSAGIPDFRSPNTGLYNNLMKYNLPYPQAIFELEYLHQNPKPFFTLAKELYPGTFKPTPSHYFVRLLEQKGLLVRHYTQNIDTLERIAGIPEDKIVEAHGTFYTNHCLECKIAYSLEFVKEKIFADEVPTCPCGGVIKPDIVFFGEGLPERFHMLPHQDFAECDLLIIMGTSLTVQPFASLVEYVNDDCVRLLINRDKVGCNSFGFLRSMVFGEGLCFDLPGNRRDVAWTGNCDDGCFFLADQLGWGDELRKLVETEHAKIKPIRPIPTNAIAVPDGTVVDMEPTTDIHHTDDHCLVDDAECLLPEDEHFNDVADGLSGQAGGVVVCAGTGVDDSEGSVQAMATDPHHDHDEPAVLEPHHPNHPHHHHHHTTEPNSHHHHHAQLHHHHAHHQHHPEQQHQQQHEKMEEHHDDEEVVVEQHPKTTTMEDKT, encoded by the exons ATGTCCCAGGAGGAGCACCCAGCAATCGCTGCGGCTCCATCCCTTCCGCACCTTGCACCGATGCTGCAGTGCATTGGCGCGGGGGGCGGTGAGACGGATGGCGATCCAACGGCAACACTGgccgcggcagcagcggccgcATCGACCGCGTCCGCTATCGCAGGTGTATCCGTTGCGCTGACGGAGCCTGCGTCGGATCCCACCATCACGCCGCTCGGTCCATCGCCGCCAGCCTCGATCGTGAACGGTGCCGTGGGGCCCGAAGtagccgccgctgccgccgtcgGCGCGTTGCCAGACTTCCAGCACTACGACGAAAGCGAGGACGATGCGGAGGATCCGTACCATTCAGAGTCGATCAGCATCGAGCGAATACGGCAGTATCTGTCCGACAAGCTCGGTTTCCATACGGGGGACGGGTTCGAGAATGAGAACGGTTCGGGTGGCGCTGCCCGACGGCGGGTGCTGGAAACGGTCGACATTGACGGTGTGCTAAAGCACTGGAAGAGTGGAGGCTTCAAGAAGATCGTCACCATGGTCGGTGCCGGTATATCAACCT CCGCTGGCATTCCAGACTTTCGCTCGCCCAACACGGGACTGTACAACAATTTGATGAAGTACAACCTGCCGTACCCGCAGGCCATCTTTGAGCTGGAGTATCTGCACCAGAACCCGAAACCGTTCTTCACGCTCGCCAAGGAGCTCTACCCGGGCACGTTCAAACCGACACCGTCGCACTACTTCGTCCGGCTGCTCGAGCAGAAGGGTTTGCTGGTGCGCCACTACACGCAGAACATTGACACGCTGGAACGTATCGCTGGCATTCCGGAGGATAAGATAGTGGAGGCGCACGGCACATTCTACACCAACCACTGTCTGGAGTGCAAGATCGCGTACAGCTTGGAGTTTGTAAAAG AGAAAATTTTCGCCGACGAAGTCCCGACCTGCCCGTGCGGTGGCGTGATCAAACCGGACATCGTGTTCTTTGGCGAGGGTCTGCCGGAGCGGTTTCACATGCTGCCCCACCAGGACTTTGCCGAGTGCGATCTGCTGATCATCATGGGCACGTCGCTAACGGTGCAACCGTTCGCCTCCCTGGTCGAGTACGTCAACGACGATTGCGTCCGGTTGCTGATCAACCGGGATAAGGTCGGGTGCAACAGTTTCGGCTTCCTCCGCTCGATGGTGTTCGGCGAGGGGCTGTGCTTCGATCTGCCCGGCAATCGGCGTGACGTCGCCTGGACGGGTAACTGTGACGATGGGTGCTTCTTCTTAGCCGACCAGCTCGGATGGGGT GATGAGTTGCGAAAGTTGGTCGAAACGGAGCACGCAAAGATAAAACCGATTCGACCAATTCCCACGAACGCAATAGCAGTGCCGGACGGCACGGTCGTTGATATGGAACCGACCACAGACATTCACCATACCGACGATCACTGTCTGGTGGACGATGCGGAATGTTTGCTGCCGGAGGACGAACACTTTAACGATGTTGCCGATGGTCTTTCAGGGCAGgccggtggtgtggtggtgtgtgccgGCACCGGTGTTGATGACAGCGAGGGAAGCGTCCAAGCAATGGCCACCGATCCGCACCACGACCACGATGAACCGGCCGTGCTAGAGCCACATCATCCCAACCAtcctcatcaccatcatcatcatactaCGGAACCGAAtagccatcatcatcatcatgcacagctgcaccatcatcatgcccatcatcagcatcatcccgagcagcagcaccagcagcagcacgaaaaGATGGAGGAGCATCATGACGAtgaggaggtggtggtcgagCAGCAcccgaagacgacgacgatggaaGATAAAACTTAA